tgacaacaagaagttcaggttgttctgctctaagttcaacatcaacttatgctttgcctctccagctcatccccagtctaatggacaagttgaagccatcaacaaaataatcaagcgcactttgaaaaccagcttggacaaagctaaaggctgttggccagaatttgtaccccaagttctttggtcatatcgcacttcatatcggacttcaacaggagaaactccattctcacttgcctttggcacagaggcggttgtccctgttgagctcgagcaagcaacattccgagtccagaactacattcaaagtgaaaatgacaaacaactcaccctcaacttggatttagtcgaggaacacagaaaccaagctcacttgaggaatgtcgcctacaagcagcgcatctccaactattatgactctagggtcaagcttcgttctttcaaaataggagactgggtcttaaagaaaagattactctgcgacagagtctcgagtgaaggcacacttagtccaaactgggatggaccgtatgaagtcattggcatcagtcgccctggctcttacacacttagaagctccgatggcaagacccttggccatccatggaacgctgatcacttgaagtactactacaaatagactcacgatgtacaagtgttgagctatagccgttcggcatcctatgtaatgaaggccatttggcaatgaattcaataaagaggtaatttagccaactcagccctcactcttttacattcctagcaagggaacactcaagtgttgaaacctcaaagcagatatatccaacacgaaacaaaatctaagtatgtgtcgacaagactatacaaagaaaggaacaaccaaacaatggcttatatccaaacaatagatctattcatacatagccaaacatgcattaataatagtgcaaacactcataaacacctaaaatccaaaactctcaagcttataacatgggcacatgttatacacacatcagactactacatccagaatacatgcagatagtaaagacactgctattcattctcatctgaagccgaacccctggcagtatcattccgcgtcctaccatcatcctctgcatccccaagatcctcttcaccatgctgagtctgtgcatcagcactaccttcattatcagactcatcttcgctgctaggatcaacagcaaggacaaatgtctcgccctttcgatgatgctcatttatatcttcgtggtattttcgaagaatgctcccatcatcataacgatcaaggacggccatccatttccttttttcaaagcgagcttcttgagcacagtagggtttaatagcaagatgaaaggtcgaagaacttaagtattcttgcacagcagcctccctttcagttggaatgctcttctctagttcagaaatctcaactaaggcaccatccaattctcccctaaccttggatacttccaaggtagccacctccaactgttttttagttgcctcaaacaatttcttaagccttaggttctcaccatttcgccttttcaagctctccatggtttcatccttcagttggagagcctgagtcaaaagtcccttattccttcgggcctcgtccacaagctgcttattctccttcagttttgccttgtaccgctcaacctcttgcagtctgtcgtgatactcggccatgacctgcatggcaagacgatcatcactacctaaataatgataataaagaggaaaaagtaaggaaatgacaaagtaacactcacatatgaagacagcttcaacatccggtcgcaatccgattcatccttagctaagggctctccgagctcatcgaaggcgaatcgacgccctgccaagcaattgttgatatccccaaaatcctttggccgcgtggcaaccctcaagtccttccacgggacactgccagctctttccttgcctttcccctCATGGCGGGAACCAGGATCACTTTCCTGGACAGTGTGCTCCATAGTAAGAGGATGAGGCAACAGTCGGCTCCCTTCTCCTGCAACTACGGCAGTAGCATTATCAACGGTCTCGACTCCAGTCTTCCTAAAGGCAGGCCCCTTAAGGACCCCATCTTGGGACTTAGGTCTAACGGATGGTTCCCCTcggaacttatgaattttcttatgcggtaggatgtcttccgaaggaactaacactggtgctttccttttatgggtgctagtccctgttttcttgcttaccttctccactgcataaggaaaatcaaaataagaaatacaactttccaaataaagtaaggaattgagctaagtttacatgaaggatacaacttactcgatcgtccctggctctcggaaactaagggttgaaaaccgtaccgacgaaataagggtcgtagcttgcttaagtgtctatcctctttggccaccctcaacaccttctctatgtcagatagctcctgcccaaacagttggatggtgccccgcgtcactacatgaagcaaagtgttagaagcaagaaaagaccacaacaaatagcaaatagtacgaacggttgatacgttacaacctacagtctggaagtgagtaagcacacgtcgctcaggcgtgacacccttatcatactcccaatcattatacagaaagcaccaacggtttttccatgtgtagtatgcctttttcttaccatacacaatacgctctctctcactccgacatgcacactcggcataaccagtgcatgattttgctgggcgcatcttgtaacagtaacgccactgatggaaggaaggctcacacaacccacactccatccaaatgatataaaatccaatcaaagtatcccagaaaccaggattgagttgcccaggtgcatatccgatcaaagataacatcttttgcaaccacggatgtaaaggtagtctcacccctaaagtcagtaatatctgggtgtagaacataacatgaccctggggaggctcagaaggccattcttcatcatgtaccaaacgtatccctacactacgagggatattacatgactgccttagcgcctcaacctgcttctcattatctaacaagttattctttagatggtctgctgtgaactcagagcgaactatgggtatggcatcaaaaacaaccccctcacccaacgccatggaggaagaactagcaatagctaaagtttgacggttgggaagatcatccaatgtttctctagtaccggactctaacaaagaccctgaagactccgacattgcagactcagacttagagctaaagctagaagagccctcatcactagaacttccaggctctgacatctacaataagaagaaacaaattctatcactacatgcatgatcaaaacataaggaagttcctatattacccacatgaagatggtgcaaagcgatgccgaaacccttctcaatcagaaagcaatccgtcttccacagtcactacaaaacaagcaaatgaagaccgtgtcaagcgccaaaaaaaaaaaaaaaaaaaaaaaaaaaaaaaaaaaaaaagcttcacccaaaaaaagcttcacccgaaaagcttcacctccaaagcttcacccacaaagcttcacctcaaaagcttcacccacaaagcttcacccaaaaacgcttcacccgaaaagcttcacctccaaagcttcacaagggcccaaagcttcacttaaaaaagcttcacctccaaagcttcacccacaaagcttcacctaaaaagcttcacccacaaagcttcacccaaaaaagcttcacccgaaaagcttcacctccaaagcttcacccacaaagcttcacctcaaaagcttcacccacaaagcttcacccaaaaaagcttcacccgaaaagcttcacctccaaagcttcacaagggcccaaagcttcacttaaaaaagcttcacctacaaagcttcacctaaaaaagcttcacctagaaagcttcatctacaaagcttcaccatcaaagcttcacctagaaagcttcaacaccaaagcttcacctacaaagcttcaacacaaaaccttgctccaaataaacaaatgttGTTCACACaacctaaacattttttgttttacacccacaagggcccaaaatcttccttcttatttattcacttatatatgttcccaaacatattatgatagatcaaataataattcaaagtccaaaatttagttatggacaaaaatacaagcaattcaccagtactgaagttgctacaaaaactggaatcttccccagcctagaaatccaacaaagcttcgcctccttttctctatcaaatttttgcagctgctgcttctctccaatggagctgaattttggacaccctctagttcttgagcagatgaacaactttcaagaaggaaccatttctgtttgagccacggaaattaaagtgttgaagctccaagcatgacagtcggattcttgcagatttcgaagctgctgtgatgtttcgaagatctggaaatatttaaccattagttcattctgaatttttgatatgttatgaaagagacgatgaggaacaacttcaatgaagaaagcatgctgatctgaacaatagaaaatagagtttcaaagctcacaacaaatctgacgggttgacagaaaaataataaccagtcattcatcatacctggatttctggagttatacttctccgagggatctcaaatttggatatgttgaagttcacaagctgaggaacaacttcaatgaagaaagcatgctgatctgagcaagagaaaatagagtttcaaagctcacaacaaatctgacgggttgacagaaaaataataaccagtcattcatcatacctgaatttcttgagttatacagctccgagggatctcaaatttggatatgttgtagttcacaagctgaggaacaacttcaatgaagaaagcatgcttatttgagcaagagaaaatggagtttttgaagctcacaacaagtctgacgcgttgatatacaaatgacgaacaatcactcatcatacctgaatttctggagttgtactgctccgatggatctccaattcggatatgttgtagttcacgagctaaggaacaactttcatgaagatggttttgcgatctgagccacagaaaatggtgttatattgaagaaaagctaaaggaagactaaagcaaagcaaaagagaaGCTAAAGGAAGACAAAATCATGGCACATGATAATGAGTCATACCCTACCCCTCATTCAGCTCCATTCGAATACACccatgtaaatgacacaagaaaaagggagggagtaaaaaaaaataaaaaaaaataaaaaaaaataaaaaaaaataaaaaaaaaaaaaaaagttcctaggcctccacttctttgggcctaacacatcttcataacaaaaaacaatatatgaagaaagagccctgggttaccacttcgaaaagaaacaagtgaagttttcctactcatgacattgactactagctagacacctcattcggcaactctcttcgcctgaagacttgggggactcccaccatatgctactgcaccttgatactcggcagtctcacaaccactcagtgacttggatttttcaagtctccaaccgagaagttttcctcactcgggaaattaagggaacactacctcaaactacatgctccactcacaaagcttcaacaatacaggtttcaacaaaagcaaaaaattcaaagaactttatgaagaaggctttggtgtatttaacacaatatgttgaaatgaagcaaagcttatttattaatattttcgataagccacaaatatgtacatatacatgagtcaaaataaacaaacaaaagggagccttcacaaaggttgcttaggggaagtctcagcagtcggtagagccccagaaagagaaagcaccggagggtggttatccggagcctcagtacttgacaaaaccccagaaggaggaggcattggaggttcatcatttgaagcttcattaccaggtacagccccagaggacgaaggcaataaatgcctttggaacaaacccacaaaccgctgatgatcaagtaaaaccttaccatcagattccttcatctggtcaagcttcctcttcatgtttgtagcatagtcatgggcgagccggtgcaactgcttattctcatgcttgagccctctaatctcctgtttgagactcatcacttcagcagccaatgattcaacttggcgggttctagcaaataggcgttgggccatattagacacagaacctgcacactgaacactaagagccagagagtccttaacagccaactcatcagaccgtttggaaagtagtctgttatctttgggagtgagaaggttcctggccaccactgcagcggtcatatcattcttcatcacagaatccccaacggtaagaggaccagtaggggatatgaaggatgggcgccatatgttgtctggagaaggcgtggctgtctcttctccaaggttcaagtcaaaacgacggtcggagggtccagacattttcaaatgtgttaaagaaggaagaggtcagacaaatcaagatcttagaagtgcaagaaatgagcttctactggtagagattcaagtgtgctgtggaacttaatgccagcctctataaaaatctgcactcgacggagcttcagaaatcgaagaggcgtttgctttctcaaaagctgggctgctcagagaccacgagggccgatctcagaaatcgaagaagcacctgcttttgcagcctcgtcagcacctgtcacatgcacaatcagctttgcggaaattacgggcaatctgtcgaagatttctggtgaagtagaaagcacgtgaatcttactgatcaatcaccgctctccatatgcaccatcaactcctcgagtaccacatataactttgtcaaagatctctgacaaagtttaggcacgagaatttcgaagtgccagctaccctactattacccataagggtaaaggaacagcaccactgcttgacaactggaaagtccctatgtgtgtcgacctccgtgttttgtggcaagacaggttggcaagaacgaccaacctttactcacattcgagaaaagactcccaacataattactttctcaaaaaccggagtagcaccgctttccgaatctcgagagtcagatcctcgacgggattgcttgttcgaaaaccgaagaggcacaactctcagaacttcgagagccagatttccttagataaagcttgtctgtaatctccacacgtaatatcagctttccagataccacataccactttttcaaagtgctctgacaaaattaaaacacgtgaagctggcagctcccactacattgctgtgaccaagaagggtaaaggaatagcattactacttgttattgggaaatccctatatacattgacctccctcctcaacggacaggcaaacctgcaaaaatgctcaaccctttctcacattcgaaaaggcaccctcaacataacctctcgaaatactcagctttatttccccccgataatacctcagcaaataagccacaccaagaacaagagtatctcatatcatcagggtcgaaagcaagagtatcccatatcatgctttctccctgtctttgtctttgtccttgtccacacctgcaggacaaggagaaagagagcagtcagtcggaacctgaaatcaaacctccaatttggaactgactgcctggagcctttgcctggttgcttacttagcattgctctcgagtactcatcctcaactgctgtcaaggtcacgaattccaccggcaaatacctcatgacagttgatcagatattggctctttacactgaagctgccaagcgtggatgagtcactatgaaggaatgttctgaaggaccatttaaatgcaaaggttgcacaccacttctgccatgcaaaagattgaagcagaaggttcaacggtgagctgaaacagatcactacagcacgacacctttccataccacattcattattccgtcaacagcaaaagtatcccatatcatcaaggtcgaacgtactctagatttgatggacttgttttgaccctcaaatttttgagtcggccttatactctgaagggcaccagaaaaccctccagcacagttcaagaataagcctgtggaaagttacttcttcaaaagcaaaagtatctcatatcatctcttatccatttgcttctccttatcctggcagttgaatgagagacaaggagaatgagaacaatcaaccggaagccgacgtcaaacctctgatcctgggttgcttacttggaagtttgactgcttaccttgtctgtcacctctttcggcagatctcctagctcggcgacttgggggactcctactatagggtttgtatcacacttgactaagcccgaaactacaactaagcttcaagtgaaattgatacattaccttgtgcgtcaacatcagctaagtacaccattcccggatggaggaaaggtacttccagagaagggcagatgaagatcagaccacacttcggtacttagaagtttcgtgattactcaagggattggatcttgcaagtccccaaccgaggagtttccctcactcgggaacttaggggagcactgtttgtaccatacttgaccaatcccgaaactaccgagcaccggccaacgctatactgtcaaggacccagaagagttcccctccgaccaggaggccaatcactactcgacacgtgtcaagattagaagccaatcagagcgcagcacgtgtcaacatcaagaaccaatcataacatgacacatgtcaatgtgacaaagctacaagtttttctataaataggggtcattcccccacaatattgcctaatgccattttgtgttaaatcattcacaagaactcactaaattgagagcttgatcctttgtacttgtgtaagcccttcactactaataagaactcctctactccgtggacgtagccaatctgggtgaaccacgtacatcctgtgtttgcttctctgtctctattcatttacgtacttatcctcactagtgaccgaagcaaccaagcgaaggtcacaaaacctgacactttctgttgtaccaaagtcttcgctgattttgtgcatcaacatttactgtttataccatatttagggcctcgtatatttgggccttgggccttgtatttgggcctcacactaaagcccatactttgtaaaggaggaggagccccttattctataaaaggggactcctaccctcaTTCTAGAGAGGCCTCACACTCACTctcagaggccatttctgaagcctctcaccccatctcaaagcttcctcacaccccctaagctctaagctctctatCACcatcttcaacagagaaataaaatacaatcagtgtggacgtagcccaaaccttggggtgaaccacgatatatcttgtgttatttacatttcatggcagatccacggtcggatttacgttgttccaaaaccgccccggttttgtgcatcaacatttggcgccgtctgtgggaaacgacacgaaaggTTATGTctgttctctctcaatttttcacttccccatgaatctgcaaaaacccaaaaaaacccaAAGCTCTCCCAGAAAACCCACGGAGCCAATAGTTTACGCAATCAAAACCCTCAACCTCCTTTGTGAGTCTGTACAAGATGTGACTAACCAAAAGCTAATCACTACGTGGAAATCCGCTATTGATTCCTAGATCCATCGCTTGGTGTAGCTTGTTTCTAGTGACAGCCAAAAGCAACCAAACACCTCCAGAAAGAACAACGACATGTCGTTTCTCGCTCCGCATTAGATCTTCGTTCCCTGACCACGATTAGTGGTGCTGACCGTTGGTGTTTCAGCCAAAATCACATGGCCCGACCTGAAACCCGAGCTGTTCCGGGTCTCTGCCCGTCAGAGTTCGACGACAAACGGCGTCCGTTTGGatttgaagaaaagaaagggcCCGCGGTGGTCGGTTTGTACCGCCGACGAGTTTCACTACGTCTTTGTTCCAAAACCGATTGGAGCCTCGCTCTCTGGCACTACCTTCCCTCTCCTCAGGCGGAGCCGAGGAATCATCCGTTGCTGCTGCTGTCAGAACTTGCGACGAATGAGAGGTGCGGGATTGAAAACGTATGGTGTGGACTCAGGGACAGTGAAGCGGCATCCCCATGCCATGTCCAAGCAGACAAGTTCTTCGAATGGGACATATAATTTGGTCTCTCAATCAGATGAATTACATCTGGTCTTATCTGCAATACTTCATGTCATCGTTGCTACTACCGCCGTTGCTGCTCTGGTTCGGCCGTCAACGTCCACCTGATCTGCGACCTTCGTCGTCCTGGAGCACGTAACCGTCGACAACCTCCTGGTCCTGTCGTTCACCTACGACGGCGAAAGGCTTTTCAATTTGGAAAACGTCAGGAGGATTTTCTCCAGGTCATGGAGAAGGGGAAGAGGTACAGCAGCCGGGCAAGGGAACAGTTGCGGGTTCAGTATGCGGGGACACCTGTGCTCGGTCCGGACCCGGCGCCCGCCCTGGATTCGAAGGTAGTCAGATGCCGCTTTACCTCACaagcatcatcatcatcaaaacaGAGGAAAGCAGCAAAGAAAATGGATGGGCAAATTGCTTTGGTTCAAAATTCCAGGATCCTGCGGGGAGCTTCAGCTTTTCTGTCTCTTTTGTCTCTCCATGGGTCCAAAGGCAATGGGaacagaaaagagaaaagcaaaggTAATGACCATGTGCTCGCGGCTTTCGTGCATGTGGAATCATTCCCTTTTTACAGCTGGAATACACCAGCTTGTgttcaaacaaaagaaaaagaaaaagaaaagggaggcTCTCTTCGAGAGCACATGGGAGACAatgccaaagaaaaagaaaaagtggtGCAGTCATGGAGGGGTCATGTGCTcacaaagaagaaaagcaaaagcattGACAAAAGCAATGTTATTGGCAGATTTAGATCAAAATACATTGCGCCtacgcagaaaaagaaaaagaaaagaaaagagaaagtaaaagggaGGAATAAACACCTCACAAGaaagatgtgatttacttttcttatttctgaatgatgtaatttatctttcggagacatatggtataaacagagtCCTCTACTGAAAGAGCATTTGCAAGTTTAAATGTTGCAATTAAGAGTTCCAAAAGTGGTGGATTCTCTAGGAATCAGAGATATCAAGAGAACTAAAAGACAAGAGAGAGATGTTGGGATCACAAGTCTAACTTTGTCCATAGGCAAAATAACACTTAGAGAAATTGGGATCACAAGCCTAATTATGTTCAGAGGAAAAATAATGCTTAGAGAAATTGGGATCATAAGCCTAATTATGCTCAGAAACAAAACAACACTTAGGGAGATTGCAAATGGTGTGACAGGTTTCACTATAGGAAGTTTTGGTATGAAGGAAAACCAAAGTGTACAGGGTGTGAGAAACCAGGTCATGTTGTGAAGGATTGTAATAAGAACAA
This window of the Malus domestica chromosome 03, GDT2T_hap1 genome carries:
- the LOC139194510 gene encoding uncharacterized protein, which encodes MEKVSKKTGTSTHKRKAPVLVPSEDILPHKKIHKFRGEPSVRPKSQDGVLKGPAFRKTGVETVDNATAVVAGEGSRLLPHPLTMEHTVQESDPGSRHEGKGKERAGSVPWKDLRVATRPKDFGDINNCLAGRRFAFDELGEPLAKDESDCDRMLKLSSYVMAEYHDRLQEVERYKAKLKENKQLVDEARRNKGLLTQALQLKDETMESLKRRNGENLRLKKLFEATKKQLEVATLEVSKVRGELDGALVEISELEKSIPTEREAAVQEYLSSSTFHLAIKPYCAQEARFEKRKWMAVLDRYDDGSILRKYHEDINEHHRKGETFVLAVDPSSEDESDNEGSADAQTQHGEEDLGDAEDDGRTRNDTARGSASDENE